The proteins below come from a single Accipiter gentilis chromosome W, bAccGen1.1, whole genome shotgun sequence genomic window:
- the LOC126035369 gene encoding uncharacterized protein LOC126035369, with protein MPLIPAPDPATDPLQMLQRVVEEMQEQVKQQRQLLQAAGEQKGVPDSPKVTLPDWKIVARECVMDGIRFEGPPLVCPVRAGPGGVGVEWSPLDSKLLQQVKKTVDDYGLGHPMTGSLLDKEAWTNRLQAALVETQQERPRNRKVGRWEALGDTGKRVCCSTIIRAPRLTCALGAVTVVETRPQSITICCELFCRMPFRRSSEYLHCGRCDPWVLVKYDRCGQQLWRRTSRTSKWCDRCFEHRRSTLQQPLCVPHKQGTMICF; from the exons atgcctttaatacctgcgcccgacccagctacagatccgctgcagatgttgcagcgagtagtagaggagatgcaggagcaggtgaagcaacagcggcagctgctacaagcagctggggaacagaaaggagttcccgattcaccgaaggtcacgttgccagactggaaaattgtagcaagggAATgcgttatggacggcatacgctttgaaggaccccctttagtttgcccagtccgagctggtccaggtggtgtaggggtggagtggtctccgttagatagcaagcttttgcaacaagtgaagaagaccgtggatgattacggcttaggacatcccatgacaggctctctgttagat aaagaagcttggacaaacagattacaagcagcactagttgagacccaacaagaaagacccagaaacaggaaagtgggaaggtgggaggcgcttggtgacacagggaagagggtatgctgcagtacaatcatcagagcacccagactcacgtgtgcgctgggtgccgtcacggtggttgaaaccagacctcagtcaataacgatttgttgtgagttattttgcaggatgccgttcagaagatcatctgagtacctgcactgtggtcgctgtgacccgtgggtgcttgtcaagtatgaccgctgtggacaacaactctggagacgcaccagccgaacatcaaaatggtgtgaccgatgttttgaacaccgcagatccactttacagcaaccgctgtgtgtaccccataagcaggggactatgatatgcttttag